A part of Lacerta agilis isolate rLacAgi1 chromosome 7, rLacAgi1.pri, whole genome shotgun sequence genomic DNA contains:
- the LOC117049787 gene encoding cytidine monophosphate-N-acetylneuraminic acid hydroxylase-like, whose amino-acid sequence MEKNAEQTSRTLLSLTPSEAAALKEGINFLKNKTDGKNYILYKDKDTLRACKNLCKHQGGLFIKDIEDLTQKCVRCTKHNWKLDVSTMKYVNPPDSFCQDELVAETGPDNGLVLVELNPPNPWDTEPREPEDLAFGEVQVTYVTHACMDLKLGERRMIFDPWLVGPAFARGWWLLHEPPGDWLERLCRADLIYISHMHSDHLSYPTLKKLAERRPDVPIYVGNTERPVFWYLKQSGVKLTNINIVPFGVWQQVDGNLRFMILMDGVHPEMDTCIIVEYKGHKILNTVDCTRPNGGKLPEKVDLMMSDFAGGASGFPMVYSGGNFTEEKKAQFIKIERKKLLNYKAQLVTDLKPKIYCPFAGYFVEAHLSDSYIKETNLKNDPEELNRLIKKKSEEVSTWTPKPGATLDLARMLRDPTDSLGIVDPPEGTKIFKDSWDFKPYLHTLGAAVDDDIFLYPSWVKEYYLWAGFKGYNLVIRVIETDDDFSPLPGGYNYLVDFLDLSFPTEIPNRDCPFEEIKARVSVMRHTVKRGLLWDDLYIGFQTRLRRDPDIYHHQFWNHFQIKLPLTPPDWKSFLAQCKQNLN is encoded by the exons TGCGGAGCAAACCAGCAGGACGCTGCTGTCACTTACACCTTCTGAGGCGGCTGCACTCAAGGAAGGGATAAATTTCCTAAAGAACAAAACCGATGGGAAGAATTACATCTTGTACAAGGACAAGGACACGCTCCGTGCATGCAAGAACTTGTGCAAACACCAAGGAGGATTGTTTATTAAAGATATTGAAGATCTGACACAAAA ATGTGTACGTTGCACTAAGCATAACTGGAAGCTGGATGTGAGCACAATGAAATACGTTAACCCCCCAGACAGCTTCTGCCAAGATGAACTAG tTGCTGAAACAGGACCAGATAATGGATTGGTGCTAGTTGAACTGAATCCTCCAAATCCATGGGATACAGAACCCAGAGAGCCTGAAGACCTAGCTTTTGGAGAGGTGCAG GTAACTTATGTAACTCATGCATGTATGGACCTGAAACTTGGAGAGAGAAGAATGATCTTTGATCCGTGGCTCGTTGGCCCTGCTTTTGCACGCGGCTGGTGGTTGCTTCATGAGCCGCCCGGTGACTGGCTGGAAAGACTGTGTCGTGCAGATCTAATTTACATCAGCCACATGCATTCTGATCATCTCAG TTACCCTACATTGAAGAAACTTGCGGAGAGGAGGCCAGATGTGCCCATTTATGTTGGGAATACAGAACGGCCTGTATTCTGGTACCTCAAACAGAGTGGTGTAAAGCTGACCAATATTAACATTGTCCCATTTGGAGTCTGGCAACAG GTGGACGGGAATCTTAGATTTATGATACTAATGGATGGTGTTCATCCAGAAATGGATACTTGCATCATTGTTGAATATAAAG GGCACAAGATTCTGAATACAGTGGACTGCACCAGGCCCAATGGTGGAAAGCTTCCTGAGAAGGTTGACCTCATGATGAGTGACTTTGCAGGTGGAGCGTCAGGATTCCCAATGGTATACAGCGGAGGAAATTTCACTG AGGAGAAGAAAGCCCAGTTTATTAAAATTGAAAGGAAGAAGCTGTTGAATTACAAGGCCCAGCTGGTTACTGACCTGAAGCCAAAAATCTACTGTCCTTTTGCAGGATATTTTGTCGAAGCTCATCTTTCTGACAG TTACATCAAAGAAACAAATCTTAAAAATGACCCAGAGGAGTTGAACagactaattaaaaaaaaatctgaagaagtttCAACATGGACACCAAAACCTGGAGCCACTTTGGACTTAGCAAGGATGCTCAGAGATCCAACAGACAG TTTAGGAATTGTTGATCCTCCAGAAGGGACAAAAATTTTCAAGGACTCATGGGATTTTAAGCCATATTTACACACTCTTGGAGCTGCAGTCGATGATGATATTTTTCTCTATCCTTCCTGGGTGAAAGAATATTATCTATGGGCTGGGTTTAAAGGCTACAACCTTGTGATAAGG GTAATAGAAACTGACGATGATTTCAGTCCTTTGCCTGGAGGGTACAACTACTTAGTGGATTTTTTGGACTTATCTTTTCCAACAGAAATACCAAACCGGGACTGTCCATTTGAGGAA ATAAAAGCCCGAGTTAGTGTAATGAGGCACACAGTGAAACGTGGATTGCTCTGGGATGATCTGTATATAGGATTCCAAACCAGGCTACGACGTGACCCTGACATATATCATCACCA gttttggaATCATTTCCAAATAAAACTTCCTCTGACACCGCCTGACTGGAAGTCTTTCTTGGCACAATGCAAACAAAATCTGAATTGA